The uncultured Fibrobacter sp. genome has a window encoding:
- a CDS encoding TIGR02147 family protein: MKEIVEYTDYRKFIQDYYDERKRTSAFTWRDFARDAGFSSAVYLKYVCEGKKNLSVGAAGSVAAAMGLAGFEHTYFVLMVSYAHAKNDESKRAAFEERCALARAHKVRVLGVEEFNYFKSWKNAVLRELAPNMPGAKPLEMAHAIKPAITAAEVTETLDFLVRAKLLKKDKNGNYQQTDKAISMGSVDAVPVAARDLQRQMGEFAVKAINLPLSERDMSGLTMGLTRKSYERIRKELADCRRRIIAIASEDDETEQVYRLNLQLFPLSEPLAKESKTSVKKEGDNEK; encoded by the coding sequence ATGAAGGAGATTGTAGAATATACCGATTATCGTAAGTTCATTCAGGACTATTACGATGAACGCAAGCGTACTTCGGCGTTTACCTGGCGAGACTTCGCTCGAGATGCGGGGTTTTCGTCGGCGGTTTACCTGAAGTATGTTTGCGAAGGCAAAAAGAACCTGAGTGTTGGTGCTGCGGGTTCTGTTGCAGCCGCAATGGGGCTTGCCGGTTTTGAACATACTTACTTTGTCTTGATGGTCTCGTACGCTCACGCAAAAAACGACGAGTCGAAACGGGCTGCGTTCGAAGAACGTTGCGCTCTGGCGAGAGCACATAAAGTAAGGGTGCTTGGGGTCGAGGAGTTCAATTATTTTAAATCGTGGAAAAATGCGGTGCTGCGAGAACTTGCGCCAAATATGCCCGGTGCAAAGCCGCTAGAAATGGCTCATGCGATAAAGCCCGCGATAACCGCTGCCGAAGTCACGGAGACGCTCGACTTTTTGGTGCGGGCAAAGCTCTTGAAAAAAGACAAAAACGGAAATTACCAGCAGACGGACAAGGCGATTTCGATGGGCTCTGTAGACGCCGTGCCTGTGGCTGCCCGCGATTTGCAGCGCCAGATGGGCGAATTCGCCGTAAAGGCAATTAATTTACCGCTTTCGGAACGCGACATGTCGGGCCTTACCATGGGCCTCACCCGTAAATCTTACGAACGGATTCGTAAGGAACTCGCAGATTGCCGCCGCCGAATTATCGCGATTGCCTCGGAAGACGACGAGACGGAACAGGTTTACCGATTGAATTTGCAACTGTTCCCGCTGAGTGAACCTTTGGCAAAAGAAAGCAAGACTTCAGTTAAGAAGGAAGGAGACAATGAAAAATAA